The following proteins come from a genomic window of Varunaivibrio sulfuroxidans:
- a CDS encoding MoaD/ThiS family protein has protein sequence MKITVKLYAGLAKHLPAGARENAVEMDIDAGATPGDVIALLGAPAQHCHLVLVNGIFRTPQERATVALEPGDVLAIWPPVAGG, from the coding sequence GTGAAAATCACCGTCAAGCTGTACGCCGGCCTCGCCAAGCATTTACCCGCCGGGGCGCGGGAGAACGCCGTGGAAATGGATATAGACGCCGGCGCGACGCCGGGCGATGTCATCGCCCTGTTGGGGGCGCCCGCCCAGCATTGCCATCTGGTGCTGGTCAATGGCATTTTCCGAACCCCGCAGGAGCGGGCGACCGTGGCTCTGGAACCGGGCGACGTTCTTGCGATCTGGCCGCCGGTCGCGGGCGGATGA
- a CDS encoding histidine phosphotransferase family protein, with translation MQIDDRIAQLLCSRLCHDLAGPAGAVNTGMELIGEAENPISPENAQTMDFVMHSARQVTDRLAFYRLAFGFAGRGGAPRVAVADACRLIESFIDRSRIDVRWDCPDGDLTSDQIRMVFTMILMALGCLPRGGRLLCGFGTIEDGFGVAMTASGEGARLSDDDRAALDMNVPVDRLSARNVHVRWGALVAANMGGAIEIDGPAEGAFLAKENAEVRLAVLLIGS, from the coding sequence ATGCAAATCGACGACCGGATCGCGCAATTGCTGTGTTCGCGCCTGTGTCACGATCTCGCCGGCCCGGCGGGGGCGGTCAACACGGGAATGGAGCTTATCGGCGAAGCCGAAAATCCGATATCGCCCGAAAATGCGCAGACGATGGATTTTGTTATGCACAGCGCCCGTCAGGTGACCGATCGTCTCGCCTTTTATCGTCTCGCCTTTGGTTTCGCGGGACGTGGCGGTGCGCCGCGCGTGGCGGTCGCCGACGCGTGTCGTTTGATCGAAAGCTTTATCGACCGGTCGCGTATCGACGTGCGTTGGGATTGTCCGGACGGGGATTTGACGTCGGATCAGATTCGCATGGTGTTTACGATGATATTGATGGCCTTGGGTTGCCTGCCGCGAGGCGGGCGGTTGCTGTGTGGATTTGGAACGATCGAGGACGGTTTCGGCGTCGCGATGACCGCATCGGGGGAAGGCGCGCGCCTTAGCGACGACGATCGGGCGGCCTTGGACATGAACGTTCCCGTCGATCGCCTAAGCGCACGCAACGTGCACGTGCGCTGGGGAGCGCTTGTGGCGGCGAATATGGGAGGGGCGATCGAAATTGACGGCCCCGCAGAGGGCGCGTTCCTCGCAAAAGAAAACGCAGAGGTGCGTTTGGCCGTTCTCCTGATCGGATCCTGA
- a CDS encoding winged helix-turn-helix domain-containing protein, protein MTSKKRHKPRIRILIGQVTALGPGKVDLLDAIEKTGSISAAARTMGMSYRRAWVLVDTMNKSFVRELVLTATGGKGGGGAQVSDLGRDVLRRYREMEKKAARSVAAQALDFATLLRNPQQD, encoded by the coding sequence ATGACCAGCAAAAAACGTCATAAGCCGCGCATCCGCATTCTGATCGGTCAGGTCACGGCGCTGGGGCCGGGCAAGGTGGATTTACTGGACGCCATCGAAAAAACCGGCTCCATTTCCGCCGCGGCGCGGACCATGGGGATGTCGTATCGGCGCGCCTGGGTTCTGGTCGATACCATGAACAAAAGCTTCGTGCGCGAACTTGTGCTTACCGCCACCGGCGGCAAGGGCGGCGGCGGGGCGCAGGTCAGCGACCTGGGCCGCGACGTGCTACGGCGCTATCGGGAAATGGAAAAAAAGGCCGCTCGCTCGGTCGCGGCGCAGGCCCTCGATTTCGCCACCTTGTTGCGCAATCCTCAACAGGATTGA